GGCAACGGTGGCAACGGTGGCAACGGTGGTACCGCTATCCAAGCGAATAGCGTGACATCGTCTCTTCCCAGCTCTTCAGTGACGATTCAAGGTGGTAACGGCGGAAACGGCGCCGATGGTGGATCTGGTGGTACTGGGACCACAGGTAGGGCCGGAGCTAATGGAAATGTATTGACCGGAGGACGTGTTGACGCTGGTACCGGAGGAACCGGAGGAAGCGGTGGAAAGGGAGGTAACGGCGGAAACGGCGGCCTTGCCATATCGTCAGGATCAAGTATCCAAGGTAACGTTAAATCTGGATCCGGAGGTAACGGCGGAAACGGCGGAACTGGCGGTAAGGGCGGAAACGGCGGAACTCCGGGTTACAGCGAGTGGACCCGTGGGGCTAACCTTGATCCAGGAAACGGCGGCAACGGCGGCAACGGCGGAAACGGCGGCAACGGCGGCAACGGTGGCAACGGCAACAGCCCTGGAACTGGAGGGGCCGGAGGTCTTGGTGGAAAAGGAGGCAACGGCGGAGCCGGAGGCCATATCCACGCCACATTCCTCTTCGGGTATTCTGAAGATGCGTACGGCAATTCTGGGAACTCTGGTGCGGACAGGTCCGGTCAAAGAGCTTCCTCTGGTGCGTCGGGCGCTTTCATGTCCTGAGCCTGACATCGGGGTGTACCTCGCAAACATTTTACGGTGAGCGGGAAGAGGCCGAGGTCGTTCTTAGCCTTCGCCCGCTCACGGGCAAATATTAGGTTTCTTTTTTTTTTGGCGGCTGCTTTTCTTCGTCCTCAATTGTATTTGTGTTTCTGGATGTTCGAGTGGCAGATTAAGCGATACAGCTGGATATATTTATTTTGGTTCAGAAAATTATGATATATGATTTAAAAAACCTAATATTATTGTTGGATAACACACATTATTAAATTTATAGTATTCCTATAATGAACAACCTGGAGTTTAACCAACAAACAGGCGGTATTCAAATGGAAAAGAATAAAATTATAGCTATTGTTGCTATCCTGATTGTTGCTTTAGCGGCGATCGCGGCAGCGGTGGTTTTAACTTCTAACAATGGGAAAGATGTCAGCGTCACCGGGGTGTCGCTTGACAAGACCTCTATTGCTTTGGACACGGGTTCAGAAACGAGGCTTACGCCGACCATTTCTCCGTCTGACGCCACCAATAAGAACGTCATTTGGAAATCTAGCAACACATCTGTAGCTACGGTATCCAACGGTGTTGTCAAAGCTGTTTCAGCGGGCAGTGCGACCATAACCGTGACTACGGACGACGGCAGCAAGACAGCGACATGCAAGGTCACTGTCAGCACTCCGGCTACAACGGTCAGTGTTACTGGCGTAGAACTTGATAAATCTACTATGGCTATCACGAAAGGTTCTTCTTCTTCGCTGACGGCCACTGTGTTGCCATCCAATGCCACCAATAAGAATGTCACATGGAAATCCAGCAATACATCTGTAGCTACGGTATCCAATGGAACTGTGACCGGTGTTTCTGAAGGAACTGCCGTCATAACTGTCACGACTGACGACGGGGCAAAAACTGCAACATGCAATGTCACAGTCAATAAAGATTACAACGGCATCGTTCTCGGCGATATAGGGACTTATGTGCCCATATACGGGAACGCGAACAACGATCTGTACATCGATGGTACCGATGTCGAGATGATCAACTCTATAATTGCTGGCACCACCAAATACAACAGTACCAACATGCCCTTCGCAGACGCCAACCTAGACGGCGCCATCGACTCGAAGGACGTCGAGATAGTGCGCAACATCATAAGCAGGACGCCCTGCGAGGTCTTCTACCAGGACTACTACGGCGACGCCACCCCGGTCAACTTCCCGCTGACCAACAGGAATATAGCCGTGACCTACTACCAGCAGGCAGAAGCCTGCGCCATTCTCGGGGTTCTTGACGATGTCAAGGTCGCGTCAAAGGCCGCCACCGTTTACGGCACAATGTGGCCCACCCTTTCCGACGGCGATACCATCGAATGGGGGACAACCGGCTCCAGCGCCATCACCGATGATGCGGTAGAGAAATTCATCGCAAACGGTGTGTCTCTGGTTGTCTGCACGCCCAGAACCGAGAACCACGATCTCGCGGTCCGCCTCCACAGCGAACGCAATATCGACTTCATACAGCTGTGGTACAACGGGAACTACTGCCTCTCTACCATCCAGACCATGGGCATCCTGATGGACAAGGAAGATAAATCCAGAGCTTACATGGAATACTGCAACAAGGTGTCGGATCTTCTCACCAGCAAAATCACCGATACCACATCCAAGAACTTCTTGGTCATGGACAAATACTATGTGGATTCCGACAAGCTCGAGCTGATGGCCAACGAGAGGCACGGAAGCTATGTCCTCGTCGACAAATATCTTGGAAATGCATATTATGAGGACGGAACCAACCAGTTCGGATTCGTCAATCATAATCTGGAATGGCTCGTTGCCAATAGCGACAAATTCGATTACATCATTTTCGCTAAATCAGGGATTTCCGGATATGCCGATGATCAGACGACAGGCACGTATTACACCCAGGAAGCCTACAACGCCGATTTCGAAAGTCAGATCGAGCCCTTCACCAAAGTAAAGGCATACAAAAACGGCAACATCGTCGGTAGCTCATATCCGAACATATTCGGGTATTCCGCTTACGCCATTCTTCCTCTGATTGCCGCCCAGGTTTATCCCGATCTCATCTCGATAGACGACGCCAGAGATCTTCTCCAGGAGTGGTTCGACAACTACAACGTCGTAGATATCGATGTGACTACGCAGGGTGCGGTTTCATACACAGGAAGTGCCTATCAGACCAGCTATCCGAAGCTCAACTCCATCAGTTATGATGATGTCACCCTCGGAGAAATCGGAACATACGTGCCCATTTACGGGAACGCGAACAATGACCTGTTCATAGACAGCACTGATGTCAGCATGCTGAATTCTATCATTGCCGGCACCACCAAATACAACAGTACCAACATGCCCTTCGCAGACGCTAACCTCGATGGCACCATAGACTCGAAGGACGTAGAGATAGTGCGCAATATAATCAGCAGGACGCCCTGCGAGGTCTTCTACCAGGACTACTACGGCGACGCCACTCCGGTCAACTTCCCGCTTACCAACAGGAACATAGCCGTGACCTATTACCAGCAGGCAGAGGCCTGCGCCATTCTCGGGGTCCTGGATGACATCAAAGTCGCGTCAAAGGCCGCCACCGTTTACGGCACAATGTGGCCCACCCTCTCCGATAGCGATACCATCGAATGGGGGACAACCGGCTCCAGCGCCATAACCGACGATGCGGTAGAGAAATTCATCGCAAACGGTGTGTCTCTGGTTGTCTGCACGCCCAGAACCGAGAACCACGATCTCGCGGTCCGCCTCCACAACGAGCAGAACATCGACTTCATACAGCTGTGGTACAACGGGAACTACTGCCTTTCGACCATCCAGACCATGGGCATCCTGATGGACAAGGAAGACAAGTCCAGGGCATACATGGAATACTGCAATGAGATCGGAGACGAGCTCAAATCCAAGATCGGCGATGCCAACAAGGACAAGAGCATACTCGTCATCAGCGGCTATGACGCCAGCAAAGACCAGATCTCAATCCTGGCCAACGAGAGGCACGGAAGCTATGTGCTCATAAACAAGTACCTCGGAAATTGCTATTACGAGGACGGGACCAACCAGTTCGGGTTCGTTTACCACAACGTAGAGTGGCTTGTCGCCAACAGCAGCAAGTTCGATTACATCGTCTTCTGCATGTCAGGGAATTCCGGATATGCTGACGACCAGTCCACCGGCACCTACTACACGCACGAGACCTACAACAAGGCTTTCGAGACCGCGATCTCCAACTTCGAGAAGACCAACGCATACAAGAACGGCAACATCGTCGGAAGCGAATACCCGAACACATTCGGCTATTCTGCCTACCCGCTGATGAAGGTCATCGCCGCGCAGATCTATCCTGACGAGTTTACTTTGGAAGACGCTCTCGCAGACCTCCAGGAGTGGTTCGACAATTACAACGTGGTCAGTCTTGATGTGAACAAGGACGGAGCCATCTCCTACACTGGAACCGAATACAAAGTCAGCTATCCTCAGATGGATATCTGATCAAAACTGCCGGGTTCGGGCGTCAAAGCCCGTTCCCGTCTTTATTGGCGGACCCCATCATCAGGGATCCGCCAGTTCCGAAGGGGCAGTCAAATGTTGGATACCAGTGAAAAAATCATCGACGATGCTGTGGACGCATGGATGGCCGATGATGTCAGAATCGAAGAGACTGTAACAAACTATCACAAAAACACGATCAAAAAAATCACGTTCATTGTATTGTGCCTAGTTGTCGCTCTGTTGGCCGCAGGGTATGCCATGACTGTCGGAGATTATCAGGTCGGATTCTGGCATACTTATGAGGTAGTGTTCGAACACCTGATGGGCAATGTTCCGGAAGCCGATGAAACCGCAGACTATCTCATATGGGGCTGGAGACTTCCGAGGATTTGTACCGGAATCCTCGCCGGAGCGGGATTGGGCGCCGCAGGGGCTGTGATGCAGAGCATCCTCCGCAACCCTCTTGCCGATCCTTATACCACAGGCATATCTTCTGGAGCCGGTTTCGGAGCCACAATTGCCATCGCGCTCGGATTCACGGTGGCCAACGGGGCATACGGAATCGTAACCAACGCATTCATATTCGCTCTAATACCTACCGCTGTCATCATAGTGGTATCGAAGATGAAGGGGGCTTCTCCGACTACTATGATCATGGCCGGAATTGCAGTCATGTATATTTTCAACGCATGCACCACGATGATAAAGCTGTGGGCGGACCCGGATAAGCTGTCTGCGATTTTTGCATGGCAGGTGGGATCCATAGATGGGGCCACCTGGGTGCAGGTCTATTTCATGGCAGGTGTCGTCATCGTCGGGTATTTCATCCTTCAGCTGATGTCGCGCAAGCTAAACGTTCTCTCCACAGGGGATGAAAGTTCCCGTTCGATAGGGGTGAACGCCAATTCCCTCAGAATCGCCTGCATGCTGCTTGTTTCCCTTCTTGCCGCTGGAGTCGTCAGTTTCACCGGGCTTATCGGATTCATAGGCCTTGTGTCTCCCCACATTTCCAGGCTGGTGATAGGGTCGGACAACAGGTTCCTCATACCCGCATCTGCCGCATTCGGAGCCGCGCTGCTCACCATCGCGGATGTCGTCGGGAGGACCGTCATTGCGCCTGCTGTCATTCAGGTCGGAGTTATCACCGCGTTCATCGGAGGTCCGATGTTCTTGTATCTCATACTTAAACAGAAGAAAGAGGCTTGGCGATGTCCATAATCAGTCTCAATAATGTGGTGTGCGGATATGGCGACGGGCGCACAGTACTCGAAGACATATCGTTCCAGATAGACAAGCCGGAGTATGTGTGCATCATCGGGCCCAACGGAGTCGGAAAATCCACTCTCATAAGGGTTGTGGACGGGCTCATCAAACCCAAATCCGGTACGGTATCCGTCTTCGACAAATACGTAGAAGAATACGATCTCCGCGATCTTTCGAAGATAATAGGATATGTTCCCGTGATATCTTCCGATTTCAATGTGATGTCCGTTCTGGATACCGTTCTGATAGGGAGATATTCCCGTCAGAAATGGAGGACTTCCAAGGAAGACATAGCCGTTGCGGTCAAAGCTCTCAAAGCGATGGAGATCGAGGACTTGGCGGAAAGGAATTTCAACGAGCTTTCCGCAGGGCAGCATCAAAAAGTATCCATAGCCAGAGGTTTGGTCCAGGAGCCCAAAATCCTGATGCTAGACGAGCCTACTGCGAATCTGGATATAAGGCATCAGATTTATGTCTCGGCGTTCCTGAGGAGGCTTTCCGATAAGACAGGGATGACCTGTTTTACCGTCAGCCACGATCTGAATCTTGCCGCCAAGTATGCTACCAAAGTCATCGTACTCCAAAGGCCCGGGAAAATCTATGCAATAGGAGAACCGAATGAAGTCATCAACGAGCAAATGATTCATGATGTCTACAATGTCGACTCGGAAATAGTCGATGACCACGGAACCCCGCATGTGATACTTCAGGGAGTTCTGAGGTGAAAACCCAGGGGGGCAGACATTCTGCTCCCCGGCCTTTCTTTCATACCAAGGGTCCATGGAATCCTAAAATACTGGCCTCTCATGCTCCAAACCATGGAAATCGGAACCAAAGGAAGGAAAACCGCGAAGGTCACGGCGGAAAACACTGCGGCCGCACTCGGAAGCGGAATGCTGGAGGTATTCGCGACCCCGGCGATGGTCGCTCTGATCGAAGCCACCGCATCGGAGAGCGTGGCATCCCAGCTTCCGGAAGGGCAGAGCACCGTAGGGGCCCATCTTGGCTTAGCCCATTCGGCCCCGTCCCCGATAGGCGCAGAGATCGTCTGCGAGACCGAACTCATCGAGGTCGACCGCAGGAGACTCGTATTCAAGGTTCAGGTCAGTGACGGATGCGGCGAGATAGGTTCCGGAACCCACGAGCGCTTCGTGGTGGACGATGCCCGTTTCATGTCCAAGGCATCATCCAGGCTGCGATCGCAGCTGCATGATCAGCACCGGGAACAGCAGGCATCCGCACAGAATCGTCCTGTCTGTGCCGAATGCCTGAGGCATGGACCCGACCAACGCGGATATCGCTAGTACGGCCAACC
The DNA window shown above is from Candidatus Methanomethylophilaceae archaeon and carries:
- a CDS encoding ABC transporter ATP-binding protein, which encodes MSIISLNNVVCGYGDGRTVLEDISFQIDKPEYVCIIGPNGVGKSTLIRVVDGLIKPKSGTVSVFDKYVEEYDLRDLSKIIGYVPVISSDFNVMSVLDTVLIGRYSRQKWRTSKEDIAVAVKALKAMEIEDLAERNFNELSAGQHQKVSIARGLVQEPKILMLDEPTANLDIRHQIYVSAFLRRLSDKTGMTCFTVSHDLNLAAKYATKVIVLQRPGKIYAIGEPNEVINEQMIHDVYNVDSEIVDDHGTPHVILQGVLR
- a CDS encoding iron ABC transporter permease, yielding MADDVRIEETVTNYHKNTIKKITFIVLCLVVALLAAGYAMTVGDYQVGFWHTYEVVFEHLMGNVPEADETADYLIWGWRLPRICTGILAGAGLGAAGAVMQSILRNPLADPYTTGISSGAGFGATIAIALGFTVANGAYGIVTNAFIFALIPTAVIIVVSKMKGASPTTMIMAGIAVMYIFNACTTMIKLWADPDKLSAIFAWQVGSIDGATWVQVYFMAGVVIVGYFILQLMSRKLNVLSTGDESSRSIGVNANSLRIACMLLVSLLAAGVVSFTGLIGFIGLVSPHISRLVIGSDNRFLIPASAAFGAALLTIADVVGRTVIAPAVIQVGVITAFIGGPMFLYLILKQKKEAWRCP
- a CDS encoding thioesterase family protein, encoding MEIGTKGRKTAKVTAENTAAALGSGMLEVFATPAMVALIEATASESVASQLPEGQSTVGAHLGLAHSAPSPIGAEIVCETELIEVDRRRLVFKVQVSDGCGEIGSGTHERFVVDDARFMSKASSRLRSQLHDQHREQQASAQNRPVCAECLRHGPDQRGYR
- a CDS encoding Ig-like domain-containing protein, with product MEKNKIIAIVAILIVALAAIAAAVVLTSNNGKDVSVTGVSLDKTSIALDTGSETRLTPTISPSDATNKNVIWKSSNTSVATVSNGVVKAVSAGSATITVTTDDGSKTATCKVTVSTPATTVSVTGVELDKSTMAITKGSSSSLTATVLPSNATNKNVTWKSSNTSVATVSNGTVTGVSEGTAVITVTTDDGAKTATCNVTVNKDYNGIVLGDIGTYVPIYGNANNDLYIDGTDVEMINSIIAGTTKYNSTNMPFADANLDGAIDSKDVEIVRNIISRTPCEVFYQDYYGDATPVNFPLTNRNIAVTYYQQAEACAILGVLDDVKVASKAATVYGTMWPTLSDGDTIEWGTTGSSAITDDAVEKFIANGVSLVVCTPRTENHDLAVRLHSERNIDFIQLWYNGNYCLSTIQTMGILMDKEDKSRAYMEYCNKVSDLLTSKITDTTSKNFLVMDKYYVDSDKLELMANERHGSYVLVDKYLGNAYYEDGTNQFGFVNHNLEWLVANSDKFDYIIFAKSGISGYADDQTTGTYYTQEAYNADFESQIEPFTKVKAYKNGNIVGSSYPNIFGYSAYAILPLIAAQVYPDLISIDDARDLLQEWFDNYNVVDIDVTTQGAVSYTGSAYQTSYPKLNSISYDDVTLGEIGTYVPIYGNANNDLFIDSTDVSMLNSIIAGTTKYNSTNMPFADANLDGTIDSKDVEIVRNIISRTPCEVFYQDYYGDATPVNFPLTNRNIAVTYYQQAEACAILGVLDDIKVASKAATVYGTMWPTLSDSDTIEWGTTGSSAITDDAVEKFIANGVSLVVCTPRTENHDLAVRLHNEQNIDFIQLWYNGNYCLSTIQTMGILMDKEDKSRAYMEYCNEIGDELKSKIGDANKDKSILVISGYDASKDQISILANERHGSYVLINKYLGNCYYEDGTNQFGFVYHNVEWLVANSSKFDYIVFCMSGNSGYADDQSTGTYYTHETYNKAFETAISNFEKTNAYKNGNIVGSEYPNTFGYSAYPLMKVIAAQIYPDEFTLEDALADLQEWFDNYNVVSLDVNKDGAISYTGTEYKVSYPQMDI